In one window of Dokdonia sp. PRO95 DNA:
- a CDS encoding YbaB/EbfC family nucleoid-associated protein encodes MFGDMMGLMGKLQEAKVKAEETKERLKTVLVDESSSDNLLKLTVTASGRLKEITLDDSLLEDKEQLEDYLILTLNKALEKAQSIHDTEMAAVAKEGMPNIPGMDMFK; translated from the coding sequence ATGTTTGGAGATATGATGGGCTTAATGGGTAAACTCCAGGAAGCAAAAGTAAAAGCAGAAGAAACAAAGGAACGTCTTAAAACAGTTCTTGTGGATGAGTCATCATCTGATAATTTGTTAAAACTTACAGTTACAGCAAGTGGACGCTTAAAGGAGATCACTCTTGATGATAGTCTACTTGAAGATAAAGAGCAATTAGAAGATTATTTAATCTTAACCCTCAATAAAGCCTTAGAAAAAGCACAAAGCATTCACGATACAGAAATGGCAGCAGTTGCCAAAGAAGGGATGCCTAACATCCCTGGTATGGATATGTTCAAGTAA
- a CDS encoding DUF4252 domain-containing protein, producing MNTFIKVTITAVLAVLTLASCSNKQSLQEYYVDNQENGDFILVDVPTSLLGKNVEALTEEQQKVFKTVRKINLMAYQTKSGDTAAMQIERDKVKDILTSDDYEELMKASGDMGQMRLYFKGEEEAIDEVIFFGADENKGFVLARLLGNDMNIGDMMRMAESLNKSDIDVSQFGSIMEVFENQ from the coding sequence ATGAACACATTTATAAAAGTAACCATCACTGCAGTGCTAGCTGTTCTTACACTAGCCAGTTGTAGTAATAAGCAGTCTTTACAAGAGTATTATGTAGACAATCAGGAGAATGGCGATTTCATTCTTGTAGATGTACCTACAAGCCTGCTGGGTAAGAATGTAGAGGCATTAACAGAGGAGCAACAAAAGGTTTTTAAGACCGTGCGTAAGATCAATCTTATGGCATATCAAACAAAATCTGGAGACACTGCAGCCATGCAGATAGAGCGTGATAAAGTAAAAGATATCCTTACCTCAGATGATTATGAAGAGCTTATGAAAGCTTCTGGAGATATGGGGCAAATGCGCCTTTATTTTAAAGGAGAAGAAGAGGCTATCGATGAAGTAATTTTCTTTGGTGCAGATGAGAATAAAGGATTCGTTCTGGCTCGTCTGTTAGGTAATGACATGAATATAGGAGATATGATGCGCATGGCAGAGTCACTTAACAAAAGTGATATAGACGTATCTCAGTTTGGCAGTATTATGGAAGTTTTTGAAAATCAGTAA
- a CDS encoding OmpA family protein — MKKILFLCAFVGFAFANVQAQDLPTNPEPGKCYVRCTTPDIYETQSVQIQKTPAYKVLKVVPAQYDTVTERVMVKEASKRLRVIPATYKTETVTYVKSTSGSSLRVIPASFSNDTETIEVKSAYAQWELGAPAPDCASSNPDDCRYWCYKGYPAEYTTVSKRTLASDATVQSTPGASANGTYTVRVIDQPARVVEEEIPAEFATITKTVMVKDATTTEDVVAATFDTVSKEVLKQKGGLTTWREVECALVEYQALPINWNTNSATLTPAAKSIIDTRLMPLLAQNPGVKLEIASHTDSRGAASSNQDLSERRAQSVANYLISKGVNNSLLVANGFGERKLKNRCADGVSCTERQHAANRRTEFRLINN, encoded by the coding sequence ATGAAGAAAATTTTATTTTTATGTGCCTTTGTAGGTTTTGCATTTGCAAATGTTCAAGCGCAAGATTTACCAACAAACCCAGAGCCAGGAAAATGTTATGTACGTTGTACTACTCCAGACATTTATGAGACTCAAAGTGTTCAAATCCAAAAGACTCCTGCTTACAAGGTTCTTAAGGTAGTACCTGCTCAATATGATACAGTTACTGAGCGTGTTATGGTAAAAGAAGCTTCTAAGCGTCTTCGAGTAATTCCTGCTACTTACAAAACTGAAACAGTAACTTATGTTAAAAGTACTTCAGGATCTTCTTTAAGAGTAATTCCTGCATCTTTTTCTAACGATACTGAAACTATTGAAGTAAAATCTGCATATGCGCAGTGGGAATTAGGTGCTCCAGCTCCTGATTGTGCTTCTTCTAACCCTGACGATTGTCGTTACTGGTGTTACAAAGGATACCCAGCAGAATATACTACTGTATCTAAGCGTACTTTAGCTTCTGATGCAACTGTACAGTCTACTCCAGGTGCTTCTGCAAACGGAACTTACACTGTAAGAGTAATTGATCAGCCAGCACGTGTAGTTGAGGAAGAAATCCCAGCTGAATTTGCAACTATTACTAAAACTGTAATGGTAAAAGATGCTACTACTACTGAAGATGTAGTTGCTGCAACTTTTGACACTGTATCTAAAGAAGTTCTTAAGCAAAAAGGTGGTCTTACTACTTGGAGAGAAGTTGAGTGTGCTCTTGTTGAGTACCAAGCACTTCCAATCAACTGGAATACTAACTCTGCAACATTAACTCCTGCTGCTAAAAGCATCATCGACACACGTCTTATGCCATTATTAGCTCAAAACCCAGGTGTAAAATTAGAGATTGCTTCACATACTGATTCTAGAGGAGCTGCTTCTTCTAACCAGGATCTTTCTGAGCGTCGTGCACAGTCTGTAGCAAACTACCTTATTTCTAAAGGAGTAAACAACAGTCTTCTTGTAGCAAACGGATTTGGTGAGCGTAAGCTTAAAAACCGTTGTGCAGATGGTGTTTCTTGTACTGAGCGTCAGCATGCTGCTAACCGTCGTACTGAATTCCGTCTTATCAATAACTAA
- a CDS encoding pyridoxal-phosphate dependent enzyme, translated as MNKDLNVYDNVLQLVGNTPLIKLNKITEGFKGQFHAKVEAFNPGHSSKDRIALHIIEEAERTGVLKPGDTIIETTSGNTGFSIAMVSIIKGYECILAVSSKSSPDKIDALKAMGAKVYVCPANVKADDPRSYYSVAKRLHEENKGSVYINQYFNESNMDAHFNTTGPEIWNQTEGNITHLIACSGTGGTISGTARFLKQQNPDIKIIGIDAYGSVIQKYHETREFDAAEIYPYRIEGLGKNLIPTATDFDAIDKFEKVSDQESAHTAREIATTEGLFVGYTSGAAVQGLKQLAAQGEFDDNSKVVVIFPDHGSRYMSKVFSDKWMNDQGFFDSQNEETVATIEYIK; from the coding sequence ATGAATAAGGATTTAAACGTGTATGATAATGTGTTACAACTAGTAGGTAACACACCGCTCATCAAGTTAAATAAAATTACTGAAGGTTTTAAAGGTCAATTTCACGCAAAGGTAGAGGCTTTTAATCCAGGACACTCATCAAAAGATCGTATTGCTCTTCACATTATAGAAGAGGCAGAGCGCACAGGAGTCCTTAAACCTGGAGATACGATAATTGAAACTACTTCTGGAAACACTGGATTTAGTATTGCAATGGTGAGTATAATTAAGGGGTATGAGTGTATTCTTGCTGTAAGCTCAAAATCATCGCCAGATAAGATTGATGCTTTAAAAGCGATGGGAGCAAAGGTGTACGTATGTCCTGCAAATGTAAAGGCAGACGACCCAAGATCTTATTATAGCGTTGCAAAACGTTTACATGAGGAAAACAAAGGATCTGTATATATCAACCAGTATTTTAATGAGTCAAATATGGATGCTCACTTTAATACTACGGGACCAGAAATCTGGAATCAAACAGAAGGAAATATCACTCACTTAATTGCTTGTAGTGGAACAGGAGGTACTATATCTGGTACTGCAAGATTTTTAAAGCAACAAAATCCAGACATAAAAATTATAGGGATTGACGCCTATGGATCTGTGATTCAAAAATATCATGAAACTCGTGAATTTGATGCAGCAGAAATCTATCCATATCGTATAGAAGGACTAGGTAAAAACTTAATACCTACAGCAACAGATTTTGATGCCATTGATAAGTTTGAAAAAGTAAGTGATCAAGAGAGTGCGCATACAGCAAGAGAAATTGCAACTACAGAAGGTCTGTTTGTAGGTTATACAAGTGGAGCAGCTGTACAAGGTCTTAAGCAACTCGCAGCACAAGGAGAATTTGATGACAATAGCAAGGTGGTTGTTATATTTCCAGATCACGGAAGTCGCTATATGAGTAAAGTATTTAGTGACAAGTGGATGAATGATCAAGGTTTTTTTGATAGTCAAAATGAAGAGACAGTAGCGACTATAGAATACATAAAGTAA
- a CDS encoding DUF4252 domain-containing protein, translating into MKKSIMLVTFALVTLVSYAQSPFDKYEDVKGVTSIVMNQKMFKLLSKVDLNSSDPEMQKYINLVDNLENVKMYTSANTGVMDQMSGTMKSYITSSNLQELMRVKDDGKNVKFYYKEGSSEDYVKEFVMFLSGDMEGEKRAVFFQVTGNIDLKQISKLAQDLDFKGSDALKEVGNAKKS; encoded by the coding sequence ATGAAAAAATCAATAATGTTAGTGACATTTGCCCTAGTAACCTTAGTAAGTTACGCACAAAGTCCTTTTGATAAATACGAGGATGTAAAAGGAGTTACATCTATTGTAATGAATCAAAAGATGTTCAAGCTGCTTAGTAAAGTAGATCTCAACTCATCTGACCCAGAAATGCAAAAGTATATCAACCTTGTAGATAATCTTGAGAATGTAAAGATGTACACAAGTGCAAATACAGGAGTAATGGACCAGATGAGCGGTACTATGAAGAGCTATATTACAAGTAGCAATCTTCAAGAATTAATGAGAGTAAAGGACGATGGTAAGAATGTAAAATTCTACTACAAAGAAGGAAGTAGTGAAGATTATGTAAAAGAATTTGTAATGTTCTTAAGCGGAGATATGGAAGGTGAGAAACGTGCTGTATTCTTTCAAGTAACAGGAAACATTGATCTCAAGCAAATCTCAAAACTTGCACAAGATTTAGACTTTAAAGGTAGTGATGCCCTTAAAGAAGTAGGTAACGCAAAAAAATCGTAA
- a CDS encoding GntG family PLP-dependent aldolase has product MKIDLRSDTITKPTPEMLDYMMRAEVGDDVYKEDPTVNKLEQRIAEMFGMDSALYFPTGSMTNQAAIKIHTQPGEQLIADKYAHVYNYEGGGVSFNSGVSCKLIDGHRGLITAAQVEDAINPPDFYHSPLTTLVCLENTTNKGGGACYDLDEIVKIKEVCDAHGLGLHLDGARLWNAFVATGQTASSYGELFDTISVCLSKGLGAPMGSVLVGKQQFMNKAMRVRKVLGGGMRQVGFMAAAGLYALDHHINRMADDHSKAKEIGKLLDSLSYIKSVEEIETNILIFNLKETTDEAAFLSYLIDNNIVISDMGQGKLRIVTHYDYSEASHKLVLDVLKKFESV; this is encoded by the coding sequence ATGAAAATAGATTTACGTTCTGATACAATTACAAAGCCTACGCCTGAAATGCTTGATTATATGATGCGTGCAGAAGTGGGCGACGATGTTTATAAAGAGGATCCCACGGTAAATAAGCTTGAACAGCGTATTGCAGAGATGTTTGGGATGGATAGCGCGCTCTATTTCCCTACAGGAAGTATGACTAATCAAGCTGCCATAAAAATTCACACCCAACCTGGAGAACAACTCATCGCAGATAAGTATGCACACGTTTATAATTATGAAGGTGGAGGAGTGTCCTTTAATAGTGGAGTTTCATGCAAGCTTATAGATGGTCATCGTGGTTTAATAACTGCAGCGCAGGTGGAAGATGCTATAAATCCACCAGATTTTTATCATAGCCCGCTTACAACATTGGTATGTCTAGAAAACACAACTAATAAAGGTGGTGGTGCTTGTTATGATCTTGATGAGATTGTAAAAATTAAAGAAGTTTGTGATGCCCATGGTCTAGGATTACATCTAGATGGAGCGCGTTTATGGAATGCATTTGTAGCTACTGGTCAAACGGCTAGCTCTTATGGAGAGCTATTTGATACGATTTCTGTGTGTTTATCCAAAGGACTTGGAGCTCCTATGGGTTCTGTTTTAGTAGGTAAACAGCAATTTATGAATAAAGCTATGCGCGTGCGTAAGGTATTAGGTGGAGGAATGAGGCAAGTGGGCTTTATGGCAGCTGCTGGTTTATATGCCTTAGATCATCACATAAATAGAATGGCCGATGATCATTCTAAAGCAAAAGAAATTGGAAAATTACTTGACTCGTTATCATATATAAAATCTGTCGAAGAAATAGAGACCAACATTTTAATATTTAATCTTAAAGAAACTACTGATGAAGCTGCTTTTTTGAGTTATCTCATTGATAATAATATTGTTATAAGTGATATGGGGCAGGGTAAGTTGAGAATTGTTACTCATTATGACTACAGTGAAGCTTCTCATAAGCTTGTTTTAGACGTTTTGAAGAAATTTGAGAGTGTCTAG
- a CDS encoding zinc-dependent metalloprotease encodes MKKYLILTVTLLVASSAFAQFLETKKDLVTEKGFFTLHYDESEDKVYVEVDKLDEEFLYVHSLRTGLGSNDIGIDRGQLGGTAVVKFQKAGNKLLLVQPNLKYRANTDNALERKSIEEAFAKSVLFGFPIKETKGGKYLIDFTPFLLEDTHGVAARLKRSKEGAYKLDKTRSAMYMERTKAFPENTEFEALLTFKGTPTGRNIRSVAPDASALTVVQHYSFVKLPDDNYTPRRFDPRAGNISTTYLDYATPIQEPIVKRYANRHRLEKKNPTAAVSGSVEPIIYYLDPGTPEPVRSALLEGASWWNQAYEAAGFKDAFQVKMLPENADPMDVRYNVIQWVHRSTRGWSYGASVTDPRTGEIIKGHVSLGSLRIRQDFLIAQALMNKPFAERDDNYKPMLEMALARIRQLSAHEVGHTIGFAHNFAASTENRASVMDYPHPTLTWSGDEVDFSNAYATGIGAWDKVTVNYSYGVAPQGTSEEVFLDNILTSAEKAGLRYITDSDARAQGGAHYKAHLWDNGTDAADELEKMLVLRKGAISNFSIDNIRTNEPYSVLEDVFVPLYFYHRYQTEGAVKMIGGLDYNYAVKGDNNLKVTETLTPKEQQRALKSVLKTLTASQLAIPKDKLALFPPRAQGYYRSRESFKSNDGVAFDALGAAATASDMTLGLLLHPERANRLVQQKALDSKQMGLDGMLETLVEATLYSKESDSYHKEVQQTINYNVLKHLMNLANHSRAIPQTKAFAKAQLKEVMSNFGSKSSDANAAFMVDEIKDFLKSPEKFKVLPSPKIPDGSPIGCFE; translated from the coding sequence ATGAAAAAATATCTAATTCTCACCGTTACCTTGCTTGTCGCAAGCTCTGCCTTCGCACAATTTTTAGAAACAAAAAAAGACCTCGTTACAGAAAAGGGTTTCTTCACCCTTCACTATGACGAAAGCGAGGATAAAGTATATGTAGAGGTAGATAAGCTGGATGAGGAGTTTTTATATGTTCACTCTCTTCGCACAGGTTTAGGAAGTAATGATATTGGGATAGATAGAGGTCAACTAGGAGGAACTGCGGTTGTAAAGTTTCAAAAGGCAGGTAATAAATTATTACTAGTCCAGCCTAATTTAAAATACCGAGCAAACACTGATAATGCCTTAGAGCGTAAATCTATAGAGGAAGCATTTGCAAAGTCGGTGCTGTTTGGGTTTCCTATTAAGGAAACAAAAGGAGGGAAGTACCTCATTGATTTCACACCATTTTTACTAGAAGACACTCATGGAGTGGCTGCTAGATTAAAGCGAAGTAAAGAAGGAGCCTATAAATTAGATAAGACTAGAAGCGCAATGTATATGGAACGCACAAAAGCATTTCCAGAAAATACAGAGTTTGAAGCGCTACTTACATTTAAAGGTACACCTACTGGCAGAAACATAAGAAGTGTAGCTCCAGATGCGAGTGCACTCACAGTGGTGCAACATTACTCATTTGTAAAATTACCAGATGATAATTATACACCTAGACGTTTTGATCCAAGAGCTGGAAATATCTCAACTACATATCTAGATTATGCAACACCTATACAAGAGCCTATTGTAAAACGTTATGCAAACCGTCACCGTTTAGAAAAGAAAAACCCAACGGCAGCAGTAAGTGGGTCGGTAGAGCCTATCATATATTATCTAGACCCAGGTACTCCAGAACCTGTTCGTTCTGCATTATTAGAAGGAGCCAGCTGGTGGAATCAAGCCTATGAAGCTGCTGGTTTTAAAGATGCTTTTCAAGTAAAAATGTTACCCGAAAATGCAGATCCTATGGACGTGCGATATAACGTGATACAATGGGTACATCGCAGTACAAGAGGGTGGAGTTATGGAGCAAGCGTTACAGACCCACGTACGGGTGAGATTATCAAAGGTCATGTAAGTTTAGGGAGTCTGCGTATTCGTCAAGATTTCCTTATTGCTCAAGCGCTCATGAATAAACCTTTTGCCGAAAGAGATGATAATTACAAGCCTATGCTAGAAATGGCGTTAGCTAGAATACGCCAGCTAAGCGCTCACGAAGTGGGACACACCATTGGTTTTGCACATAACTTTGCTGCTAGTACAGAAAATAGAGCAAGTGTGATGGATTATCCACACCCTACACTTACATGGTCTGGTGACGAAGTAGATTTTTCTAATGCCTACGCCACAGGAATAGGAGCTTGGGATAAAGTAACTGTTAACTATAGCTACGGAGTGGCACCTCAGGGAACATCAGAAGAGGTCTTTCTTGATAATATACTTACTAGTGCAGAAAAGGCAGGATTGCGATACATTACAGATAGTGATGCAAGAGCTCAAGGCGGAGCACATTATAAAGCACACTTATGGGATAACGGAACAGATGCGGCAGATGAGTTAGAGAAAATGCTTGTTCTTAGAAAAGGTGCAATTTCAAACTTTTCTATAGACAACATCCGTACAAACGAGCCATACTCAGTGCTTGAAGATGTTTTTGTCCCTTTATATTTCTATCATAGATATCAAACCGAAGGAGCAGTAAAGATGATAGGAGGTCTTGATTATAACTATGCTGTTAAAGGAGATAATAATCTCAAAGTAACAGAAACACTTACGCCCAAAGAGCAGCAGAGAGCTTTAAAAAGTGTTTTAAAAACACTTACCGCTAGCCAACTAGCAATTCCCAAAGATAAATTGGCTTTATTTCCACCTAGAGCGCAGGGCTATTATCGCTCTAGAGAAAGTTTTAAAAGTAATGATGGAGTAGCATTTGATGCACTAGGCGCAGCAGCGACAGCTAGTGATATGACATTAGGTTTGCTATTGCACCCAGAACGAGCAAACAGACTAGTGCAACAGAAGGCATTAGATAGTAAGCAAATGGGATTAGATGGTATGTTAGAGACTTTAGTTGAGGCTACACTTTATTCAAAAGAATCAGATAGTTACCACAAGGAGGTGCAGCAGACTATAAATTATAATGTACTGAAGCACCTAATGAACCTTGCAAATCATTCAAGGGCGATACCACAAACTAAGGCTTTTGCAAAAGCACAGTTAAAAGAGGTGATGTCTAATTTTGGTTCAAAATCCTCTGATGCTAATGCTGCATTTATGGTAGATGAGATTAAGGACTTTTTGAAATCACCAGAGAAGTTTAAAGTTCTTCCATCACCTAAGATTCCCGATGGATCGCCTATAGGGTGTTTTGAATAA
- a CDS encoding aminotransferase class I/II-fold pyridoxal phosphate-dependent enzyme has product MRDLFDKIYKDKGPLGKWASVAEGYFVFPKLEGPISNRMKFQGKEVITWSVNDYLGLANRPEVREVDAQAAADYGAAYPMGARMMSGHTALHEQLQNECAEFVQKEAAYLLNFGYQGIMSTIDALVGKDDIIVYDVDTHACIIDGVRLHMGKRFTYKHNDMASIEKNLERATKMAEQTGGGILVISEGVFGMRGEQGKLKEIVALKKKFNFRLLVDDAHGFGTLGATGAGAGEEQGVQDDIDVYFATFAKSMASTGAFIAGDQEIIDYLKYNLRSQMFAKSLQMQLVVGALKRLDMLRSMPELREKLWENVNALQGGLKERGFDIGTTQSCVTPVYLKGSVPEAMALVKDLRENHGVFCSIVVYPVIPKGLILLRMIPTASHTLTDVEETLNAFEAIRERLDNGTYKRLSAKVAEAFGA; this is encoded by the coding sequence ATGAGAGATTTATTTGATAAAATTTACAAGGATAAGGGGCCATTAGGTAAATGGGCTTCAGTGGCAGAGGGATACTTTGTTTTTCCTAAACTAGAAGGACCTATTTCTAACAGAATGAAGTTCCAAGGGAAAGAAGTAATTACATGGAGTGTAAATGATTATTTAGGTCTTGCAAACCGTCCGGAAGTACGTGAGGTAGATGCGCAAGCAGCAGCAGACTATGGTGCGGCTTACCCTATGGGTGCTCGTATGATGTCTGGTCACACTGCGCTACATGAGCAATTACAAAACGAATGTGCCGAGTTTGTACAAAAAGAAGCGGCATATCTTTTAAATTTTGGTTACCAAGGTATCATGTCTACTATTGATGCATTAGTAGGTAAAGATGACATTATCGTATATGACGTAGATACTCACGCTTGTATTATAGATGGTGTTCGTTTACACATGGGTAAACGTTTTACTTACAAGCATAACGATATGGCAAGTATCGAAAAAAACCTTGAGCGAGCTACAAAAATGGCAGAGCAAACTGGAGGAGGAATCCTTGTGATTTCTGAAGGTGTTTTTGGAATGCGTGGTGAGCAAGGAAAACTAAAAGAGATAGTTGCCCTTAAGAAAAAATTTAACTTCCGTTTATTAGTTGACGATGCTCATGGTTTTGGAACTTTAGGAGCAACGGGAGCAGGGGCAGGAGAAGAGCAAGGAGTACAAGATGATATAGATGTATATTTTGCAACATTTGCAAAGTCTATGGCATCTACAGGAGCTTTTATAGCTGGAGATCAAGAAATAATAGATTACTTAAAATATAATTTACGCTCACAAATGTTTGCAAAGTCATTGCAAATGCAACTTGTGGTCGGAGCACTTAAGCGTCTTGACATGTTACGCTCTATGCCAGAACTTCGCGAGAAGTTATGGGAGAATGTTAATGCACTTCAAGGAGGTCTTAAAGAAAGAGGTTTTGATATAGGAACAACGCAATCTTGTGTAACACCTGTATATCTTAAAGGGAGTGTGCCAGAAGCAATGGCGCTTGTAAAAGACTTACGCGAGAACCACGGTGTGTTTTGTTCTATTGTAGTATATCCAGTGATTCCTAAAGGGCTTATTCTACTTAGAATGATACCTACAGCTTCACATACACTTACAGATGTAGAAGAGACGCTCAATGCTTTTGAGGCAATACGAGAACGATTAGATAATGGAACATATAAGAGACTTTCTGCTAAGGTAGCAGAAGCTTTTGGAGCATAA
- a CDS encoding oligopeptidase B: MTKPILPPVANKIPVQLEKHGDIRTDEYFWMKERDAPEVLDYLNQENEYYHKLTAHTKDFQQSLFEEMKGRIKEDDSSVPYKHNGFWYYRRFETGKDYPLYCRKEASLDSEEIVVFDNNKMAEGHSYFSQASYAVSEDNMIAAFGIDTVSRRQYTIRFKNLKTGEIYPAEIKNTTGGAVWSNDNKTVYYSRKDEETLRSNQIFKHTLGTDPSKDELVYQENDETFYTYVFKSKSKDYIMIGSDSTMTSEFRFASAAKGTTDFKVFQERTRGLEYAVSHYDDSFYIQTNKDKATNFKLMKTPVSATGMENWVDVIPHRDDTLLEDVEIFKDFLVVSERNNGLNKIHIKRWDNTESYYLPFDNETYDAYPTTNIDFDTQILRYAYNALNTPASVIDFNMVTQEKVVLKEQEVLGGTFDKNNYNMERIWATAQDGVKVPVSIIYHKETQLDGTAPLLQYAYGSYGSTTDPSFSTIRLSLLDRGFIYAIAHVRGGEYLGRKWYEDGKLLKKKNTFTDFIDVSKHLISKSYTSASHLYAYGGSAGGLLMGAIINIAPELYNGVIAAVPFVDVVTTMLDDTIPLTTGEYDEWGNPNEKEYYEYMKSYSPYDNAFAKAYPNIFVTTGYHDSQVQYWEPAKWVAKLREMNVADTKVMFHCNMDAGHGGASGRFEALKEIAEDYAFLLDLESINQ; the protein is encoded by the coding sequence TTGACAAAGCCCATATTACCTCCTGTAGCTAATAAAATTCCCGTACAATTAGAAAAACACGGAGACATTCGAACTGATGAATATTTCTGGATGAAAGAGCGTGATGCTCCTGAGGTTCTTGATTATTTAAATCAAGAGAATGAATATTATCATAAACTTACAGCTCATACTAAGGACTTTCAGCAATCGCTTTTTGAAGAAATGAAAGGGCGTATCAAAGAAGATGATTCCTCGGTGCCATATAAACACAACGGTTTTTGGTACTATCGTCGTTTTGAGACTGGAAAAGACTATCCTTTATATTGTAGAAAAGAAGCTAGCTTAGATAGTGAAGAGATTGTTGTTTTTGATAATAATAAAATGGCAGAAGGACATTCTTATTTTAGTCAAGCCAGTTATGCTGTATCTGAGGATAATATGATTGCTGCTTTTGGAATAGATACAGTAAGTAGAAGACAGTATACAATAAGGTTTAAAAACCTCAAGACTGGAGAAATTTATCCAGCTGAAATTAAAAATACTACTGGTGGTGCCGTTTGGTCTAACGATAATAAAACCGTTTATTACTCGCGTAAAGATGAAGAAACGTTAAGGTCTAATCAAATATTTAAGCACACCTTAGGTACAGATCCAAGTAAAGACGAGCTTGTTTATCAAGAAAATGATGAGACATTCTATACGTATGTTTTTAAGTCAAAGTCTAAGGACTATATTATGATAGGTTCTGACAGTACGATGACAAGTGAATTTCGTTTTGCATCTGCGGCAAAAGGGACTACTGATTTTAAGGTTTTTCAAGAACGTACAAGGGGGCTAGAGTATGCAGTATCTCATTATGACGATTCTTTTTATATACAGACTAATAAGGATAAGGCGACCAACTTTAAACTGATGAAAACGCCAGTTTCTGCTACTGGAATGGAAAATTGGGTAGATGTTATACCTCACCGTGATGATACCCTACTAGAAGATGTAGAGATTTTCAAGGATTTTCTTGTGGTAAGTGAGCGCAATAATGGTTTGAATAAAATTCACATTAAGCGATGGGACAATACAGAAAGCTATTATTTGCCATTTGATAATGAAACTTATGATGCTTACCCTACCACAAATATCGATTTTGATACGCAGATTTTAAGATATGCATACAATGCTCTTAATACACCTGCGTCTGTCATAGATTTTAATATGGTTACCCAAGAAAAAGTAGTGCTCAAAGAGCAAGAGGTTTTGGGTGGAACCTTTGATAAAAATAATTATAATATGGAGCGCATCTGGGCAACTGCTCAAGATGGCGTTAAAGTTCCTGTCTCTATAATCTATCATAAAGAAACGCAGCTAGATGGTACTGCTCCATTATTACAGTATGCTTATGGAAGTTATGGAAGTACGACAGATCCTTCTTTTTCTACAATAAGATTATCTCTTTTAGACCGTGGTTTTATATATGCAATTGCTCACGTGAGAGGAGGTGAATATTTAGGTAGAAAATGGTACGAGGATGGAAAACTCCTCAAGAAAAAGAATACGTTTACAGACTTTATTGATGTTTCAAAACATTTGATAAGTAAGTCTTATACTTCGGCTAGTCATTTATATGCTTATGGAGGTTCGGCTGGAGGTTTATTAATGGGTGCAATTATAAATATAGCGCCAGAGCTTTATAATGGTGTAATCGCTGCTGTACCATTTGTAGATGTAGTAACTACGATGCTTGATGATACTATTCCGCTTACTACAGGGGAGTATGATGAGTGGGGTAATCCTAATGAAAAGGAATACTATGAGTACATGAAGAGCTACAGTCCTTATGACAACGCTTTCGCGAAAGCGTATCCAAATATCTTTGTAACCACTGGATATCATGATAGTCAAGTGCAATACTGGGAACCAGCAAAATGGGTGGCAAAATTAAGAGAAATGAACGTTGCGGATACAAAAGTCATGTTTCATTGTAATATGGATGCTGGTCATGGTGGTGCTTCTGGACGCTTTGAAGCCTTAAAAGAAATTGCCGAAGATTATGCCTTTTTGCTTGATTTAGAGTCTATTAACCAATAG